One uncultured Gellertiella sp. genomic window carries:
- a CDS encoding type II toxin-antitoxin system RelB/DinJ family antitoxin yields MKNRHYAAVQSRRKLENDAQMSYIGADGIERKYRQMAANAYVRARIDPLVKEGATLVLDSLGLTPSDIIRMVMTRIYRDKALPVELTRPNARTIAAMEEARAIKAGNGKLFDSADDLFGSLEGRKVAR; encoded by the coding sequence GTGAAAAACCGGCATTATGCAGCAGTTCAAAGCCGCCGAAAACTTGAAAATGATGCTCAAATGAGCTACATAGGCGCAGATGGAATTGAAAGAAAGTATCGTCAGATGGCTGCAAATGCATATGTGCGAGCCCGCATCGATCCGCTGGTGAAAGAGGGTGCCACCCTGGTGCTGGATAGTCTGGGCCTGACCCCCTCAGATATTATCCGTATGGTAATGACCCGAATTTACCGTGATAAGGCTCTCCCGGTAGAATTGACCCGTCCCAACGCGCGGACAATCGCTGCGATGGAAGAGGCGAGAGCCATAAAGGCTGGCAACGGCAAGCTATTCGATAGCGCAGACGACCTGTTCGGTTCACTTGAGGGCCGCAAGGTTGCCAGGTAA
- a CDS encoding Dabb family protein — protein MIRHIVFFTVHKGEDLNAVRDGLAVLADIPHALKLEVGTNQKSDQLGNEVDLVVYGEFEDEAALAAYKAHPLYQTSIDRVRPLRDIRLAADYDTVLARGRG, from the coding sequence GTGATCCGCCATATCGTCTTTTTCACCGTCCACAAGGGCGAGGATCTGAACGCGGTGCGCGACGGGCTCGCGGTGCTCGCCGATATCCCGCATGCGCTGAAGCTCGAAGTCGGCACCAACCAGAAATCCGACCAGCTCGGCAACGAGGTGGATCTGGTCGTCTATGGCGAATTCGAGGACGAGGCTGCGCTGGCCGCCTACAAGGCCCACCCCCTCTACCAGACCTCCATCGACCGCGTCCGCCCCCTCCGCGACATCAGGCTCGCCGCAGACTACGATACGGTTCTGGCGCGCGGGCGGGGGTAG
- a CDS encoding DUF1214 domain-containing protein: MFRVPLLVAIALVIAFAGGIVSTLELLDATVGFGSIRLGAWQAFPEAQTANADPYARAHRAKGGKLFYGSAEGLSFRAEDDAAGDALSSDCSYQLKGQTPVARAWTLYVARPDGTALGDLAGKPTSLNSWTVLRDDRSAFSIDLQRSALPGNWLALPDAGKFQLVLTLLDTPTAGSSGLIDLSMPDLVRVECGHV, from the coding sequence GTGTTCCGGGTCCCTCTCCTTGTCGCGATCGCGCTGGTCATTGCCTTTGCCGGAGGAATTGTGTCGACGCTGGAGCTGCTCGATGCAACGGTCGGTTTCGGGTCGATCCGGCTGGGGGCCTGGCAGGCCTTTCCCGAGGCGCAGACGGCCAATGCCGATCCCTATGCACGGGCGCACCGGGCCAAGGGCGGCAAGCTGTTCTATGGCAGCGCCGAAGGCCTGTCATTTCGCGCCGAGGACGATGCGGCAGGCGATGCCCTGTCCAGCGATTGCAGCTACCAGTTGAAAGGACAGACTCCCGTGGCCCGCGCCTGGACGCTCTATGTGGCGCGGCCTGACGGCACGGCTCTGGGCGACCTTGCGGGCAAGCCGACCAGCCTCAATTCCTGGACGGTGCTGCGCGACGACAGGTCCGCCTTCAGCATCGACCTCCAGCGCAGCGCCCTGCCCGGCAACTGGCTTGCCCTGCCCGATGCGGGGAAATTTCAGCTGGTGCTGACGCTGCTGGACACGCCGACCGCCGGCAGTTCCGGGCTGATCGATCTTTCCATGCCGGACCTGGTCAGGGTGGAGTGCGGCCATGTTTAA
- a CDS encoding phage portal protein, which translates to MRLPFVSAFRKAASGPGEVKGGVPLAALSGVLKAGWPGRDYAGLARHGFMRNPVAHRAVRLVAEAAANVPLLLYEGERELSGHPVLALLQRPNPRQAGPDFLEALYGHLLLSGNAYVEPVRLGAEIRELYLLRPDRVSVAEGRDGWPVAYLVQSAQGTRRIPVRDGALLHLKLFHPLDDHLGFAPLAAAEMALELSNAAATWNKALLDNSARPSGALVYQPKEGGNLSPQQYERLKQELEDGYSGAIRAGRPLLLEGGLDWKAMGLTPRDMDFTEAKNGAARDIALSLGVPPMLLGIPGDNTYANYQEANRAFYRLTVLPLLTRTAMALGAFLAGEAALRLEPDLDQVAGLATERDQLWTRVGAAGFLSDAEKREAVGYGPQASDG; encoded by the coding sequence ATGCGTCTGCCGTTTGTCAGTGCTTTCAGGAAGGCGGCGTCGGGGCCGGGGGAGGTGAAGGGGGGCGTGCCGCTGGCGGCGCTGTCGGGGGTGTTGAAGGCCGGGTGGCCGGGGCGGGATTATGCGGGGCTCGCCCGGCACGGTTTCATGCGCAATCCGGTCGCCCACCGCGCCGTGCGGCTGGTGGCGGAGGCGGCGGCGAATGTGCCGCTGCTGCTCTATGAGGGGGAGCGCGAACTTTCCGGCCATCCGGTGCTCGCACTCCTGCAGCGGCCCAATCCGCGCCAGGCGGGGCCGGATTTTCTCGAGGCGCTCTACGGACATCTGCTGCTGTCGGGCAATGCCTATGTCGAGCCGGTGCGGCTCGGAGCCGAGATCCGCGAACTCTATCTCCTCAGGCCCGACCGGGTCAGCGTTGCCGAGGGGCGGGATGGCTGGCCGGTGGCCTATCTGGTGCAATCCGCGCAGGGGACACGGCGCATCCCGGTCCGCGACGGGGCGCTGCTGCATCTGAAGCTTTTCCACCCGCTCGACGATCACCTCGGCTTTGCGCCGCTCGCTGCCGCCGAAATGGCGCTGGAACTCTCCAACGCCGCCGCCACCTGGAACAAGGCGCTGCTCGACAATTCCGCCCGGCCCTCCGGCGCGCTGGTCTACCAGCCGAAGGAGGGCGGCAACCTGTCGCCGCAGCAATATGAGCGGCTGAAGCAGGAGCTGGAAGACGGCTATTCCGGTGCCATCCGCGCCGGGCGTCCGCTGCTGCTGGAAGGCGGGCTCGACTGGAAGGCGATGGGGCTCACCCCCCGCGACATGGATTTCACCGAGGCGAAGAATGGCGCGGCCCGCGACATCGCCCTGTCGCTCGGCGTGCCGCCGATGCTGCTCGGCATTCCCGGCGACAATACCTATGCCAATTACCAGGAAGCCAACCGCGCCTTCTACCGGCTGACGGTGCTGCCGCTGCTGACCCGCACCGCCATGGCACTCGGAGCCTTCCTCGCGGGCGAAGCCGCGCTCCGGCTGGAACCCGATCTCGACCAGGTGGCAGGCCTTGCCACCGAACGCGACCAGCTCTGGACCCGCGTCGGCGCCGCCGGTTTCCTCAGCGATGCGGAGAAGCGCGAGGCGGTCGGCTACGGTCCGCAGGCGTCGGACGGATGA
- a CDS encoding DUF1254 domain-containing protein: protein MFKLAYAILTGLVGAALLHVIIILALPHYVTTNAYARVEALGPSGTFYRLPDGGAGPAGAAPGGSGKAAPDGSGSAAPDGSGKGVAGLRNQDPYLEVSVCKVDVTQAPVRLYAEGDVPLWSVVIFDKDSNEVFSMNDRTSVAGALDILLATPARMPAIRKALPEDLAESILVEMPTGGGYAVLRAFSPRSSFRPAAEQFLEDAECSAYDAAT, encoded by the coding sequence ATGTTTAAGCTCGCCTATGCGATCCTCACCGGTCTGGTGGGGGCTGCCCTGCTGCATGTGATCATCATTCTGGCCCTGCCGCATTATGTCACCACCAATGCCTATGCGCGGGTGGAAGCGCTGGGTCCATCCGGCACATTCTACCGGCTGCCGGATGGCGGTGCAGGCCCCGCCGGAGCCGCACCTGGCGGTAGCGGCAAAGCCGCACCTGATGGTAGCGGCAGCGCCGCACCTGATGGTAGCGGCAAAGGCGTCGCCGGCCTTCGAAACCAGGATCCCTATCTGGAAGTATCGGTCTGCAAGGTGGATGTGACGCAGGCACCGGTGCGGCTTTATGCCGAAGGAGATGTGCCGCTCTGGTCGGTGGTGATTTTCGACAAGGATTCCAATGAGGTCTTCAGCATGAATGACCGGACATCGGTGGCCGGCGCGCTGGATATCCTGCTGGCAACACCGGCCCGGATGCCTGCCATCCGCAAGGCGTTGCCGGAAGACCTGGCTGAATCCATTCTGGTGGAGATGCCAACGGGCGGCGGCTATGCGGTGCTCAGGGCCTTTTCGCCCCGCAGCAGTTTCAGGCCTGCGGCGGAGCAGTTTCTTGAGGATGCGGAATGCAGCGCCTATGATGCCGCAACCTGA
- a CDS encoding cupin domain-containing protein, with amino-acid sequence MAKEPKTLLRHEWAEREDVWQGEFEGRVFGTGASVMFFTTDKVGHGPKLHRHPYDEIFIVRLGRARFTVGERTIEAGEGQIVFGPACVPHAYENLGPGRLEMTDIHVTDRFEQEDLA; translated from the coding sequence ATGGCGAAAGAGCCCAAAACTCTGCTGCGACACGAATGGGCCGAGCGCGAGGATGTCTGGCAAGGGGAATTCGAGGGGCGGGTATTCGGGACGGGGGCGTCGGTGATGTTTTTCACGACCGACAAGGTCGGTCACGGGCCGAAGCTGCATCGCCATCCCTATGACGAAATCTTCATCGTCCGGCTGGGGCGGGCGCGGTTTACGGTCGGGGAACGCACGATCGAGGCGGGCGAGGGGCAGATCGTCTTCGGCCCCGCCTGCGTGCCCCACGCCTACGAAAACCTCGGCCCCGGCCGCCTGGAAATGACCGATATCCATGTGACCGACCGGTTTGAGCAGGAGGATCTGGCCTGA
- a CDS encoding transglycosylase domain-containing protein — MLLRIDSWIDSSLWTAGYRAAEIWEDVTIFFRRFRATGWWKVLFELLGEAATWGTLGAVGMLALAQPAFEATKGDWRNRGEFAVTFLDRYGNVIGHRGIIHEDSVPVDALPDHFVKAVLATEDRRFFEHFGLDFLGLIRAMSENARAGEVVQGGSTLTQQLAKNLFLSNERSLDRKVKEAFLALWLEANFSKKEILRLYLDRAYMGGGTFGAAAAAKFYFGKNITDVNLAEAAMLAGLFKAPTKYAPHVNLPAARARANEVLTNLVQGGLMSEGQVVAARRNPATVVDRDQVASPDFFLDWAFDEVQRLSPRFREHTLTVRTTIDMGLQQAADDSVETSLREYGDQYHVKQGALVMVENGGGVRAMVGGRDYGESQFNRATKALRQPGSSFKVYTYSAAMEKGMTPETVVVDAPITWHGWSPANYHNSYSGPVTLTVALAKSINTVPVRLAKDVLGIDAIVNEARAFGVETPIRRDKTIPLGTSELTVLDQATGYGVFPAGGFQSRRHGISQIISEDGRILYDFDRDEPPPKRVLSEQALSSMNRILIQIPVIGTARKAALDRGIVMGGKTGTTQAYRDAWFIGFTGNYTTAVWFGNDDYTSSNNMTGGSLPAMTFKRLMDYAHQGIELRPLPGIDNPLPGATPAAAGEAPTEGEKVVVQSQPKDGAVPELPALVRPRSLSSQATRLIRAIATHLNSAPALPDPEKVGSVR; from the coding sequence GTGCTGTTGCGCATCGACAGCTGGATCGATTCCTCGCTGTGGACGGCGGGCTATCGCGCCGCCGAAATCTGGGAAGACGTGACGATCTTCTTCCGCCGCTTCCGCGCCACCGGCTGGTGGAAGGTGCTGTTCGAGCTGCTCGGCGAGGCCGCCACCTGGGGCACGTTGGGGGCGGTCGGCATGCTGGCGCTGGCGCAGCCGGCCTTTGAGGCCACCAAGGGCGACTGGCGCAACCGGGGCGAATTTGCCGTCACCTTTCTCGACCGCTACGGCAATGTGATCGGCCATCGCGGCATCATCCATGAGGACAGCGTGCCGGTCGACGCACTGCCGGACCATTTCGTCAAGGCGGTGCTGGCGACCGAGGACCGGCGTTTCTTCGAGCATTTCGGCCTCGATTTCCTCGGCCTGATCCGCGCCATGAGCGAGAATGCGCGGGCCGGCGAGGTCGTGCAGGGCGGCTCGACGCTGACCCAGCAGCTGGCGAAAAACCTGTTTCTGTCCAACGAGCGCTCGCTCGACCGCAAGGTGAAGGAGGCCTTTCTGGCGCTGTGGCTGGAGGCGAATTTCTCCAAGAAGGAGATTTTGCGGCTCTATCTCGACCGCGCCTATATGGGGGGCGGCACCTTTGGCGCGGCGGCGGCAGCAAAATTCTACTTCGGCAAGAACATTACCGATGTGAACCTGGCGGAGGCCGCGATGCTGGCGGGCCTGTTCAAGGCGCCGACCAAATATGCCCCGCATGTCAACCTGCCCGCCGCCCGGGCACGCGCCAACGAGGTGCTGACCAATCTGGTGCAGGGCGGGCTGATGTCGGAGGGCCAGGTGGTGGCCGCCCGGCGCAATCCGGCGACCGTCGTCGACCGCGACCAGGTCGCCTCGCCGGATTTCTTCCTCGACTGGGCCTTTGACGAGGTGCAGCGCCTGTCGCCGCGCTTCCGCGAGCACACGCTGACGGTGCGCACCACCATCGACATGGGCCTGCAGCAGGCCGCGGACGACAGCGTCGAGACCTCGCTGCGCGAATATGGCGACCAGTACCATGTCAAACAGGGCGCGCTGGTGATGGTGGAAAATGGCGGCGGGGTGCGCGCCATGGTCGGCGGGCGGGATTATGGCGAAAGCCAGTTCAACCGCGCCACCAAGGCGCTGCGCCAGCCGGGCTCGTCCTTCAAGGTCTATACCTATTCCGCCGCCATGGAAAAGGGCATGACCCCCGAAACCGTGGTGGTCGATGCGCCGATCACCTGGCATGGCTGGTCGCCGGCCAATTACCACAACAGCTATTCCGGCCCTGTGACGCTGACGGTGGCGCTGGCGAAATCGATCAACACCGTCCCGGTGCGGCTGGCCAAGGACGTGCTCGGCATCGATGCCATCGTCAACGAGGCCAGGGCCTTTGGCGTCGAGACCCCGATCCGCCGCGACAAGACCATTCCGCTCGGCACCTCGGAACTGACGGTGCTCGACCAGGCGACCGGCTACGGGGTGTTTCCGGCCGGCGGCTTCCAGTCGCGCCGCCATGGCATCAGCCAGATCATCTCCGAGGATGGCCGCATTCTCTATGATTTCGACCGCGACGAACCGCCGCCAAAGCGGGTGCTGAGCGAGCAGGCGCTGTCGTCGATGAACCGGATCCTGATCCAGATCCCGGTGATCGGCACCGCCCGCAAGGCAGCCCTCGACCGGGGCATCGTGATGGGCGGCAAGACCGGCACGACGCAGGCCTACCGCGATGCCTGGTTCATCGGCTTTACCGGCAATTATACCACCGCCGTCTGGTTCGGGAATGACGACTACACCTCCTCCAACAACATGACCGGCGGCTCGCTGCCGGCCATGACCTTCAAGCGGCTGATGGACTATGCCCATCAGGGCATCGAGCTGCGCCCGCTGCCGGGCATCGACAACCCACTGCCGGGCGCGACCCCCGCCGCCGCGGGCGAAGCCCCGACCGAGGGGGAAAAGGTGGTGGTGCAAAGCCAGCCGAAGGATGGCGCAGTGCCGGAACTCCCCGCCCTCGTGCGCCCCCGCTCCCTCTCCTCGCAAGCCACCCGCCTGATACGCGCTATCGCCACCCACCTCAACTCCGCCCCCGCCCTGCCCGACCCGGAAAAGGTGGGGAGTGTCCGGTAA
- a CDS encoding phage major capsid protein has protein sequence MKDNPIKAKHPAAPVIKAFPDTVSEAFDGFMEAFESFKEVNDRRLGEIEQKLTADVVTTDKMDRVNRAVDEQKKLLDEMLLKRARPPMGNPGGGGERGGPFESAEYKAAFDAYMRRGEDAGLRDFEAKAYSVGVSADGGIVVPPQLDTAIGRRVAMISPMRALSTVRQVSTAVLKKPFALAGLPTGWVAETAARPQTATQQLAELAFPTQELYAQPAATQALLDDAAVDIEAWISGEVEIVFAEQEGTAFVTGDGVNKPKGFLAYPAIADSAWAWGSLGYLATGVANGFKATNPSDTLIDAIYSLKAGYRQNGSFMLNRRTQGEIRKFKDTTGNYIWQPPSAVGQPASLLGYPVAEAEDMPDFVGGGMAIAFGDFRSGYLVVDRIGTRMLRDPYSAKPYVLFYVTKRVGGGVQNFEAIKLIKFAVS, from the coding sequence ATGAAAGACAATCCGATCAAGGCAAAACACCCGGCCGCGCCGGTGATCAAGGCCTTTCCCGATACGGTCAGCGAGGCCTTCGACGGTTTCATGGAGGCCTTCGAGAGCTTCAAGGAGGTCAATGACCGTCGTCTCGGCGAGATCGAACAGAAGCTCACCGCCGATGTGGTGACCACCGACAAGATGGACCGCGTCAACCGCGCCGTCGACGAGCAGAAGAAGCTGCTCGACGAGATGCTGCTGAAACGGGCGCGTCCGCCGATGGGCAATCCCGGTGGCGGCGGCGAACGGGGCGGGCCGTTTGAAAGCGCCGAATACAAGGCGGCCTTTGACGCCTACATGCGCCGGGGCGAGGATGCGGGCCTGCGCGATTTCGAGGCCAAGGCCTATTCCGTCGGTGTCTCGGCGGATGGCGGCATCGTCGTGCCGCCGCAGCTCGATACCGCGATTGGTCGCCGCGTCGCGATGATCTCGCCGATGCGGGCGCTGTCGACCGTCCGCCAGGTCTCGACCGCGGTGCTGAAGAAGCCCTTTGCGCTGGCGGGCCTGCCGACCGGCTGGGTGGCCGAAACCGCCGCCCGCCCGCAGACGGCAACCCAGCAACTGGCTGAACTCGCCTTTCCCACCCAGGAACTCTATGCCCAGCCTGCCGCCACCCAGGCGCTGCTCGACGATGCCGCCGTCGACATCGAGGCCTGGATTTCGGGTGAGGTGGAAATCGTCTTTGCCGAACAGGAGGGCACCGCCTTCGTGACGGGCGATGGCGTCAACAAGCCGAAGGGCTTTCTCGCCTATCCGGCCATTGCCGACAGCGCCTGGGCCTGGGGCAGCCTCGGCTATCTCGCCACCGGCGTTGCCAATGGCTTCAAGGCAACAAACCCCTCCGACACGCTGATCGACGCGATCTACAGCCTGAAGGCCGGCTATCGCCAGAACGGCAGTTTCATGCTGAACCGCCGGACGCAGGGCGAAATCCGAAAGTTCAAGGATACGACCGGCAACTATATCTGGCAGCCGCCGTCGGCCGTCGGCCAGCCCGCCTCGCTGCTCGGCTATCCCGTGGCGGAAGCCGAAGACATGCCGGATTTTGTCGGCGGCGGCATGGCCATCGCCTTTGGCGACTTCCGCTCCGGCTACCTCGTCGTCGACCGCATCGGCACCCGCATGCTCCGCGACCCCTACAGCGCCAAGCCCTATGTGCTGTTCTACGTCACCAAACGGGTGGGCGGCGGCGTGCAGAATTTCGAGGCGATCAAGCTGATCAAGTTCGCGGTGTCGTGA
- a CDS encoding type II toxin-antitoxin system mRNA interferase toxin, RelE/StbE family, translated as MGALKTLMLLLMANDAPVPAEYKDHELNGEWDDHRECHVGGDFLLIYTVDEQKNLIVFVATGTHAELFE; from the coding sequence ATGGGCGCGTTGAAAACGCTCATGCTTCTCTTGATGGCGAATGATGCTCCGGTTCCGGCAGAATACAAGGATCACGAACTCAACGGCGAATGGGATGATCACCGGGAGTGCCATGTTGGCGGAGATTTTCTTCTGATTTATACCGTTGATGAACAGAAGAACCTGATCGTATTTGTAGCGACCGGCACGCACGCCGAACTCTTCGAATGA
- a CDS encoding HK97 family phage prohead protease has product MRRERPRFQLTTSRKFAELVVSGISGDGHFSGYASVFGEVDLGKDVIERGAFSRSIARKGPEGVRMLYQHDPAEPIGRWQLLREDGRGLYVEGQLTLGAKRADEVYAHLKNRALDGLSIGFRTVRAATDPKSGIRRILEADLWEISVVTFPMLPSARVVSVKAGRAHRVTPASHPDLARRIDQARRTLLASLGKTRTSTR; this is encoded by the coding sequence ATGCGGCGTGAAAGGCCAAGGTTCCAGCTTACGACCAGCCGCAAGTTCGCCGAACTGGTGGTCTCCGGTATCTCCGGCGACGGGCATTTTTCCGGCTATGCCAGTGTCTTTGGCGAGGTCGATCTCGGCAAGGACGTGATCGAGCGCGGCGCCTTTTCCCGCTCGATTGCCCGCAAGGGGCCTGAGGGCGTGCGGATGCTTTACCAGCACGATCCCGCCGAGCCGATCGGGCGCTGGCAGCTGCTGCGCGAGGACGGGCGCGGCCTCTATGTCGAGGGCCAGCTGACACTCGGGGCGAAAAGGGCCGACGAGGTCTATGCGCATCTGAAGAACCGGGCGCTCGACGGCCTGTCGATCGGCTTTCGCACCGTGCGCGCCGCCACCGATCCGAAATCCGGCATCCGCCGGATTCTCGAGGCCGATCTCTGGGAAATCTCCGTCGTCACCTTCCCGATGCTGCCCTCGGCCAGGGTGGTGTCGGTGAAGGCGGGCAGGGCGCACCGCGTAACCCCCGCATCTCATCCCGACCTCGCCCGGCGCATCGATCAGGCGCGCCGGACCCTTCTTGCCTCGCTTGGCAAGACCCGCACTTCAACCCGCTGA
- a CDS encoding YcgN family cysteine cluster protein, with amino-acid sequence MTEAPFWKARSLEELDPAEWESLCDGCGLCCLNKLEDWDTGDVVFTCIGCRLLDGDSCRCSSYENRQTIVEDCIQLTPEEVRSITWLPPTCGYRLVRDGEDLKWWHPLISGDPETVHEAGISVRGRTVSESAVKVEDFEDYVVDWPLTVGG; translated from the coding sequence ATGACCGAAGCGCCGTTCTGGAAGGCCAGGAGCCTGGAGGAGCTTGACCCCGCCGAGTGGGAAAGCCTCTGCGACGGCTGCGGCCTGTGCTGCCTGAACAAGCTCGAGGACTGGGACACCGGCGACGTGGTCTTCACCTGCATCGGCTGCCGGCTGCTCGACGGCGACAGCTGCCGCTGTTCCTCCTATGAAAACCGCCAGACCATCGTCGAGGACTGCATCCAGCTGACGCCGGAAGAGGTGCGAAGCATCACCTGGCTTCCCCCCACCTGCGGCTACCGGCTGGTGCGCGATGGCGAAGACCTGAAATGGTGGCACCCGCTGATCTCCGGCGATCCCGAAACCGTCCACGAAGCCGGCATTTCCGTGCGCGGCAGAACCGTCAGCGAAAGCGCGGTGAAGGTGGAGGATTTCGAGGATTACGTGGTGGACTGGCCGTTGACGGTGGGCGGGTGA
- a CDS encoding DUF6107 family protein, with product MTDLAGAGGLWAQRLAGSSAGAAVSLIYLLPKSRREAASRFFTGLACGLVFGGPAGLWLAGLMKSGEALQPSELMLSGSAAASLGAWWGLGILSRLASRYGRPGPAGSKPEEADDAA from the coding sequence ATGACAGACCTTGCCGGCGCGGGAGGGCTTTGGGCCCAGCGCCTGGCGGGATCGTCGGCTGGTGCCGCGGTCTCGCTGATCTATCTGTTGCCGAAAAGCCGCAGGGAAGCGGCGAGCCGGTTTTTCACCGGGCTTGCCTGCGGGCTGGTGTTCGGCGGCCCTGCGGGCCTGTGGCTTGCCGGTCTCATGAAGTCTGGCGAAGCGCTGCAGCCCTCCGAACTGATGCTGTCGGGCTCGGCGGCTGCCAGCCTCGGGGCCTGGTGGGGGCTTGGCATCCTGTCGCGGCTTGCCAGCCGCTACGGCCGGCCAGGTCCCGCCGGCAGCAAACCGGAGGAGGCCGACGATGCGGCGTGA
- a CDS encoding methyl-accepting chemotaxis protein — MTLKAKLLSCLAILALSEIVLELTAYGQMTSLTASMRTILEDRVIPMQQLKRVSDFYAVNIVDTTQKLNSGSLGFDEADQAMKAAREGIEETWNAYAATGMTAEESGIISRFVVARTQSDQALQPLWALVAARDRAGIARFAATDLYPAVDPLSGPLNQLIALQSRVTDALYRAAMRQSALVNEVFAGFLVVGLAIFGLTLWLIQSGVITPLARLQEAMYLLAKGEVQLKIYGLDRRDEVGAMAAAVAVFRDNAMQRQTLETDIARNRAEGEAARAAGEAARQRAADEVQAAADGLAAGLDELARGVLTCRLQRPFAPHLDHLRVTFNTSLHQLEQALQMVGEKADAIAHGTMHIREEAHNLSRRTETQAASVEQTSAALEEISVTSRQASERAEEVGRLVARASAAAVQSETVVGHTVDAMNSIETSSREISNIISVIDEIAFQTNLLALNAGVEAARAGEAGKGFAVVAMEVRELAQRSAKAAKDIKDLIRRSSEQVSHGVMLVAETGDALQKIVAEVRDIGGHVRVIAEASREQSTGIAEINSTVSVLDQGTQQNAAMVEETTAACNSLSEETHALAQLLTRFAMGRPQARQRAA, encoded by the coding sequence GTGACCCTGAAAGCCAAGTTGCTCTCCTGCCTTGCCATTCTTGCCCTGAGCGAAATCGTGCTCGAATTGACCGCCTACGGCCAGATGACATCGCTCACCGCCTCGATGCGCACCATCCTCGAGGATCGCGTCATTCCGATGCAGCAGCTGAAGCGAGTATCGGATTTCTACGCGGTCAATATCGTCGACACCACCCAAAAGTTGAATTCAGGCAGTCTCGGCTTTGACGAGGCCGATCAGGCGATGAAGGCGGCGCGCGAGGGGATCGAGGAGACCTGGAATGCCTATGCGGCAACCGGGATGACCGCCGAGGAAAGCGGCATCATCAGCCGCTTCGTTGTCGCCCGCACACAAAGTGACCAGGCCTTGCAGCCCCTGTGGGCGCTGGTGGCCGCCCGCGACAGGGCGGGGATCGCCCGCTTCGCCGCAACGGACCTCTACCCCGCCGTGGATCCGCTGTCCGGGCCGCTCAACCAGCTGATTGCGCTGCAATCGCGGGTCACCGACGCGCTCTATCGCGCCGCCATGCGCCAGTCGGCGCTGGTGAATGAGGTGTTTGCAGGCTTTCTGGTGGTGGGCCTTGCCATTTTCGGCCTGACCCTGTGGCTGATCCAGTCGGGTGTGATCACGCCGCTCGCCAGATTGCAGGAGGCCATGTATCTGCTGGCCAAGGGGGAGGTGCAGCTGAAGATCTATGGTCTCGACCGCCGCGATGAGGTCGGCGCGATGGCCGCAGCGGTGGCGGTATTCCGCGACAATGCCATGCAGCGCCAGACACTTGAGACCGATATCGCCCGCAACCGGGCGGAAGGTGAGGCGGCGCGGGCCGCCGGGGAAGCGGCAAGGCAAAGGGCAGCCGACGAGGTGCAGGCCGCCGCCGATGGTCTGGCGGCGGGCCTCGACGAGCTTGCACGGGGTGTTCTCACCTGCCGGTTGCAAAGACCCTTCGCGCCCCATCTCGATCATCTCCGCGTGACCTTCAACACCTCCCTGCACCAGTTGGAACAGGCCCTGCAGATGGTCGGCGAAAAGGCCGATGCCATCGCCCATGGCACCATGCATATCCGCGAGGAGGCCCATAACCTCTCCCGCCGCACCGAGACCCAGGCCGCTTCCGTCGAGCAGACATCGGCGGCGCTGGAAGAAATCTCCGTCACCTCCCGCCAGGCGAGCGAGCGGGCCGAGGAGGTCGGGCGGCTGGTGGCGCGCGCCAGTGCGGCGGCGGTGCAATCGGAAACCGTGGTCGGCCACACCGTCGACGCGATGAACTCGATCGAGACCTCGTCGCGGGAGATTTCGAACATCATTTCGGTGATTGACGAAATCGCCTTCCAGACCAACCTTCTGGCGCTCAATGCCGGGGTGGAAGCCGCCCGCGCCGGCGAGGCCGGCAAGGGTTTTGCCGTGGTCGCCATGGAAGTGCGCGAACTCGCCCAGCGCTCCGCCAAGGCCGCCAAGGATATCAAGGACCTGATCAGGCGCTCCAGCGAGCAGGTGAGCCATGGCGTGATGCTGGTGGCCGAAACCGGCGATGCGCTGCAGAAAATCGTCGCGGAAGTCCGTGACATAGGTGGCCATGTCCGCGTCATCGCCGAAGCCAGCCGCGAGCAATCCACCGGGATCGCCGAAATCAATTCCACCGTTTCGGTGCTGGATCAGGGCACCCAGCAGAATGCCGCCATGGTGGAAGAGACGACCGCCGCCTGCAACAGCCTGTCAGAGGAAACCCATGCGCTGGCGCAACTGCTGACCCGCTTTGCCATGGGCCGGCCGCAGGCGCGGCAGAGGGCGGCGTAA